A DNA window from Carassius gibelio isolate Cgi1373 ecotype wild population from Czech Republic chromosome A6, carGib1.2-hapl.c, whole genome shotgun sequence contains the following coding sequences:
- the LOC128015756 gene encoding 6-phosphofructo-2-kinase/fructose-2,6-bisphosphatase 4, translating into MSSTEDIIMAIPRELTQNPLRKIWMPCKNGLPEKHISQKKVCMTNCPTLIVTVGLPARGKTYISKKLTRYLNWIGVPTKEFNVGQYRRECVKIYKSFEFFRSDNEEGLKIRKQCALAALNDVRQYLSIEGGHVAVFDATNTTRERRATIMRFAEQNDYKVFFVESVCEDPRVIAENIVQVKLGSPDYTDCNTEEAIQDFMKRIKCYENSYQPLDEDLDRELSYIKIMDVGQRYLVNRVLDHIQSRIVYYLMNIHITPRSIYLCRHGESDLNIRGCIGGDSGLSPRGKEFAQCLGRFIQEQNIKDLKVWTSQMKRTIQTAEALGAPYEQWKTLNEIDAGVCEEMMYEEIQEHYPLEFALRDQDKYHYRYPNGESYEDLVQRLEPVIMELERQENVLVICHQAVMRCLLAYFLDKSAEELPYLKCPLHTVLKLSPVAYGCKVESIYLNVEAVNTHRDKPENVEISRLPEEALLTVPPHY; encoded by the exons TTTGTATGACCAACTGTCCCACTCTCATTGTGACTGTGGGCCTACCAGCGAGAGGAAAAACCTACATTTCTAAAAAACTCACACGCTACCTCAACTGGATTGGTGTACCAACAAAAG AGTTCAATGTGGGACAGTATCGGAGAGAATGTGTGAAAATCTACAAGAGCTTTGAATTCTTTCGCTCTGATAATGAGGAAGGGCTGAAGATAAGAAA gCAGTGTGCTTTGGCAGCCCTCAATGATGTCAGACAGTATCTCAGTATTGAAGGTGGCCATGTTGCT gTGTTTGACGCCACAAACACAACCAGAGAACGGAGGGCCACCATCATGagatttgcagaacaaaatgactATAAG GTGTTTTTTGTGGAATCTGTGTGTGAAGACCCCAGAGttattgcagagaacattgtg CAGGTGAAGCTGGGTAGCCCGGACTACACTGACTGCAACACGGAAGAAGCCATCCAGGACTTCATGAAGAGAATCAAATGCTATGAGAACAGTTACCAGCCACTGGATGAAGACCTAGACAG AGAACTgtcatacattaaaataatggaTGTGGGTCAGCGGTATTTGGTGAACCGTGTACTGGACCACATTCAGAGCAGAATCGTTTATTATCTGATGAACATCCACATTACACCACGCTCCATCTACCTCTGTCGCCATGGAGAGAGCGACCTTAACATCAGAGGTTGCATCGGAGGGGATTCAGGCCTGTCACCCCGTGGAAAAGAG TTTGCTCAGTGTCTAGGGAGGTTTATACAGGAACAGAATATAAAGGATCTCAAGGTGTGGACGAGTCAGATGAAGCGGACCATTCAGACCGCTGAAGCGTTGGGTGCACCATATGAACAATGGAAAACCCTCAATGAGATTGATGCT GGTGTTTGTGAGGAGATGATGTATGAGGAGATCCAGGAACATTATCCTCTGGAGTTTGCCCTCAGAGACCAGGACAAATATCACTACCGCTACCCTAATGGAGAA TCTTATGAGGATCTTGTCCAGCGATTGGAGCCCGTCATTATGGAGCTTGAACGCCAGGAGAATGTTTTGGTTATTTGTCACCAGGCTGTTATGCGATGTCTGCTTGCTTACTTCCTGGACAAGAGTGCAG AAGAGCTGCCGTACCTGAAATGCCCCCTGCACACAGTCCTGAAACTTTCTCCTGTGGCCTATG GCTGTAAAGTGGAGTCGATCTATCTTAATGTGGAGGCGGTGAACACTCACAGAGACAAACCTGAG AATGTGGAGATTTCCCGTCTGCCAGAAGAGGCTCTTCTCACTGTTCCACCGCACTACTGA